tcttgctccgtcacccaggctggagtgcagtggctggatctcagctgactgcaagctctgcctcccaggtttacaccattctcctgcctcagcctcctgagtagctgggactacaggttcctgccacctcgcccggctagtttttttttgtattttttagtagagacggggtttcaccgtgttagccaggatggtctcgatctcctgacctcgtgatccgcccatctcggcctcccaaagtgctgggattataggcttgagccaccgcgcctggcctagatggCCTTATTCTAATAAATTTcttctgtctgttttgtttttcagttgaaaagtaatttaaatgacAGATTTAGAATCTAGTGAGAGCCTTCTCTCTGGTGGGTGGTGGCATTTAAGGTTCAAACCAGCTAGAAGTGCTGGTGCTGTTTAAGAAGTCTCAGgtggctgcgtgtggtggcttgtgcctgtaatcccaacattctgggaggcccaggcgggagaactgcttgagcccaggagttcagaatcagcctgggcaacataggaatactccatctcataaaaattaataaataaaaagtctcaGGTGACCAAAGGCATGGGTTGGGCTCCTGAAGCTAGAACCAGGTTTGGATAAAGATTGAAGAGCCGCAGACCACTCTTCCCTCTGAGCCACTGGGCCTAGTGGTGTCATGTATTGTAATTGCTGGCAGGAAGAGCAGTCTTTTTGGTGTAATAGTGGGATGTCTGCTCAGTTGGCAAGGGTTCAGTCCAAACTGAAGAATACTGGGAAATAAACCTCCACTACCCTTTTCAGCCAGGgactttttccttatttattcgTAAATTATAGTTAATTATACCCGTAATAGCCTTGTTTAAATCCAGTGTTCTCTGCAGCCTTTTGTCTATTTATATGTGTACCAAGTGTTAAACATAATTACTGTTGGGCAtttgaactttgtttttctttaaagaaatgctgctattaaacatatttgtaaatggtttattcttcttttgaattatttccttAGGGTAGGAGATTAGGTCAAACTGTATGAAGTATTTATGGCTCTCAATATGGATTAGCCTTCAGAAGAACTGAGTCAAGTTACACTGCCATTAGCAATGTGTGAGAATGGCTGCCCCTGCCCCCTAGCCTTGCCATGTttagtatttttcaaattgtGCGTGTGTGAAATGAAGCCTGTGTTGCTACCCTCTGTAAATTACCATATGTCAACATCCAACCCTTTCAACTGTCCctgcctgccttggtttccccagcTAAGCCCCAAACCAGGTGGCCAGGCCTGCTCATCTCTCCCGTGGAGTTTAATACCAGTTACCTAACTGGGGCTGGGTGTCCTTGAGGTGACCACTGGGGTCTGTTTCCTCCTTCCTCCGCTTCCCTCTTGCACCCTAGTTCCCAAAATTccaattcagtctttttttttttttttttctggagacagaatccctgttgcccaggctggagtgcagtggcacaatcttggctcactgcaacctctgcctcccacgttcaagtgattctcacatctcagcctcctgagtagctgggactacaggtgtgcaccaccataccctactaatttttttggtatttttagtagagatggagttttgccatgttggtcaggctgttcttgaactcttgtcctcaagtgatccacccgccttggcctcccaaagttctgggattacaggtgtgagccaaggcACTcggcctatttttaatttttttaaagacacgtctcactgggttgcccaggctggtctcgaactcctggactcaactgatccttccacctcagcctcccagagtcctgggattacaggcctgagcgaCCACGCCCGATTCAGTCTTGAGCCCATAAACTTCTCAGTACAGTGGTTTCCAATGCACCTGTTTTCAAGTATATTCTAAGAATCTTGTGAAGTGTTAACAGGGAGGGGCCTACTTTAATCAGGGTGCCTGCAATTagcatattcatttatttgtaaataagtACTGGTTTGTTAATTCCCTCTAGAAATCTTGTTTagtaatttgttttcctttttttgtttttttgttttttttttttttttgagacggagtctcgccctgtcgcccaggctggagtgcagtggccggatctcagctcactgcaagctccgcctcccaggttcacgccattctcctgcctcagcctcccgagtagctgggactacaggcgcccgccacctcgcccggctagttttttgtattttttttagtagagacggggtttcaccgtgttagccaggatggtctcgatctcccgacctcgtgatctgcccgtctcggcctcccaaagtgctgggattacaggcttgagccaccgcgcccggcctgttttttgtttttttttgagacagtcttgctcttgcccaggctggagtccagtggtgccacattggcttactgcaccctccgcctcccaggttcaagcaattctcctgcctcagtctcccaagtagctgggattacaggcacccagcaccacacccagctaattttggtgtttttagtagggccggggtttcaccatgttggccaggctggtctcgaactcctgacctcaggtgatccacccgcctcagcctcccaaagtgctgggattacaggcatgagccaccgtgcccggctttgtTAGTAATTTCTTAAGCAAACCTACTTGTGGTAAAGCCATAGCCAGCCCAACTCATATGTCAGTTTGTCCCAGAATCTAAGGTCAGAATTTGTGAGGTCTTAAAGAGAGCAAAAGGAATGCTTACTTGAGAATACCAGTTCATATTTAATTACTACAAATCACAGTAGCACTGAACATGGCTCTAGTGAGTGGGCCTCAGTCAGTTCAGGCAGCTAAAGGGAGGGGGTTTCCTCCTAGTCCTCTCCCTGGAGCTAAATATGCATCTGGGGAAAAATGAGGCTCTGGAGCACAGAGGTATTTTTTTAGAGGAGAAAGAACTGAATGCCCAGCACTAGGTaaaactgcaaaaagaaaaacaactgtgCCCAGGCACTAGCTACAAGGCCACACCAGATAAGGAAAGCTGGGTCCTGGAAGCTTCAGGACAGGAACTCTTCCTTGGTCAAGttttccccagcacctagcacatagGAAGGTGCTTGATGAGTGAGTGTTACATGAACCTGTGAGTGCTCAGGATGATTTCCTGATAATTGGGTTCAGGAATCTACTGGGAGGAGCTTAAACCTAGAAGTTCCCTTTTTGAAAGTCTCAAATAGGGTTCCCTAACTTAGAGAAAACAGATGATGTGAGaaggaggcctgaggagaggacGCAGACTGGCAGAAGGGAGCAGGGCACATGCGAGCCCAGACCCTGACACCCTTCCAAGGGTGGTGAGTGGGTGGCCACTACACAGCACCAGCCTGCTGCAGAGTTCAAAATTAGAAGGGGTTACATGAAAGTGTTCCCAGAACGTGGAGCTGCCCTGGGCTAAGTTCAGTCACCTGCCAGCCTCTGCCATTCCCATCACCGCAGAGCACCCCAGCACCACTCGCCTGAGGAATGGTCTCTGTGCTGCACAGGCCCAGGCCTGACAGCCCACCCAGAAGCACCTAGCTGCTGACCTCTGACCTGGGAATGAGTGAGTGCCTACAACCTCAGCTGAACCCCACGTGGTGACATCTTCCAGCAAGGCAAGGACATCAGCTCCTCACGCCCCTGTTTACAGGCCCCtcacatgagccactgctccttcTCTTTGATGAAGTGCTCTGCCCAGCGGCGGGTCAGCTCCAGGTACAGGCTGGGCTGGTGAGGCAGGTAGTCCAGATACAGGCGGGTGGGTGTCTTCTTGGGAATGGCCTTCTCAATCTGGGTGCCCTCGTGCCACTCATTGAAGGAGGTGATGGAGACGATCTCGGGCCTCACCGTCAGGGCCGCCTGCAGGGCCGTCTCATAGTACTTGCCGTTGACCCTGTTGCGCGTATTGTGGTTGTTCCAGGGCCGAATGCTGGTGTCTATGTAGCCAGGCCCCACACTGGGGATGAACATGAGGTTGTTGGCATCACAAAAGTTCTTCACAGCTTTCCAGTTCTGATGGGAAGAACCAAAGGAGAAACCATTGGAGGCAAAGTAGGTGTACATGCCGTCAAATCCGGCGGCCAGGATGTCGTGGGTGTGACCCTCCTCCACCAGCAGCGCTATGAAGACCCCATCATAGGGCGTGTTGCGGATCGAGTGGGGCCCGTTTGGTGTCAGGAGGTGGGCCCAGGCCTCAGGGGACGTCAGGTATGAGTCGTAGATATAAAAGAGTGGGAGGctcttccccatgctgttcttatagCGGTAAAATGCACCATGGGAGCCAtacctgagaaagagaaagaagagcctCAGCTGGATGGGAGAGACCAGCACAACTGTAGGACCTGCCGTGGATGAGATCTGGATGCCACACAGCCCAGTTTTGGAGCCAGTCAGTCTCCACAGTTGGACTCATCATGCCTCTAAGCAAGAACCTcgttcccttccctctccccagttGTCATTCCTAAGCCTCACTTCTCTACCCTTAGCCAAGCCACTACCATCTTTCATCTGGATTGTAACAACTGGTCTCCAGGCTTCCATCCTGCCTCCATAAAATCCATTCATTATTCCCACCTACTTGATCTGGCCCTGCCTACCCCATTCCTCCTCTTTACCCACCTAATACTCCCCATCTGGCCTTTCTATCCGGCTGTCACGTGTCATGCAAGCTTGTTTCATCTTATGGGCCTTGCATCTGCCAGCCCTCTGCTTGGAATTTTCTCCCTGCCTCCGGATCTTTGCAGAGCtgaccctttttcttttttcttcttactactttttttttttttttttttgagacagagtcttgctctgttgctcagagctggagtgcagtagatgatctcagctctctgcaacctccacctcctggggttcaagcgattcacctgcctcagcctctcaagtaactggaattacaggcacccgccaccacacctggctaatttttgtatttttaacagagatggtgtttcaccatgttggccaggatggtcttgaactcctgacctcgggcaatccacccgcctcagcctcccaaagtgttgggattacaggcatgagccaccgcgcctggccttttttttttttttttttttttttttaaatattcttaagacagagtctcactgtatcgcccaggctggagtacagtggtgccatcatagctcactgcaacctcaaactcctgggctcaagtgatccactcacctcagcccccccaaatagctgggaccacaagcatgcatcaccatgcccagctaattttttaaaaaagattttgtagagatgggagtctccccatgttgcccaagctggtctcaaactcctgacctcaagtgataactcccacctcagcctcccaaagtgctgggattacaggtgtgagccaccacacccagccctgactGCTCATTCAGGTGTTAGCTCACCTGTTGTCTCTTCAGACTCACCTGACCTGACTACCCATTCTTATGTAGTTTCTTGGGCATACTCTAGCACAAAATCCTGTATAGATCagtttgatttttctcatttaattactGTCTGCTCCACAATACCTGCAACATACACTAGAAAGTAAACATGAAATTAGAAACTTTGCTAGTCCTACCCATTACTGTACAGCTGGGCTTAAGACAATGCCTGGACACATGTAGGCGCTCaatactcttttttttaagagacagagtcttgctttgttctcagctggaatgcagtggtataatcgtggctcactgtaaccttgaacttctgggctcaagtgatcctcccacctctgccttccaagtacctaggactactacaggcatgcattgctatgcccagctaatttttttttcagtagagatggggtcttgctttgttgcctaggctggtctcaaactcctggcctcaagcaatcaatcctcccacctctgcctcccaaagccctgggaggccgggtgcgatggttcacacctgtaatcccaacactttgggaggttgaggtgggcagatcatctgaggtcaggagttcaagatcagcctggccaacatggtgaaaccccaggctggagtaaagtggtgccatcatagttcactgcaacctcaaactcctgagctcaagtgatccactcacctcagctcccccaagtagctgggaccataggtgtgcatcaccacgcccaggtaaagatacaaaaatacaaaagttagctgggcgtggtggcgggcacctgtaatcccagctactcgggaggctgaggcaggagaatcacttgaacccgggaggcagaggttgcagtgagccaagattgtgccactgcactccagcctgagcaacagtgagattctgtctcaaaaaaagaaaggaaaaaaaaaataaaaaagcactgtcattacaggcatgagccaccacacccagcctcattcaatacttatttatttatttttgagactcagtcttgctctgtcacccaggctggagtgcagtggtgtgatcttggctcactgcaacctctgccccccggattcaagtgattttcctgcctcagcctcctgactagctgggattacaggtgtgcaccaccatgcctggctaatttttttatttttagtagagacggggtttcaccatgttagtcaggctggtctcaaactcctgacctcgtgatctacctgcctcagcctcccaaagtgctgggattacaggcatgagccaccgcgcctggccttcattcaatactttttgaatgaataaatgaggtgCCTACATTGTAGAAGTCACTTTCACATATATTAACTCGTGTGATTCTCACAAGACTCCAAGGTTACGAGGCTTGCCTCATCACAGATTAGAAGCCACAGAACAGGAATTGAAACCCAGGCTGCCTGACTTTAGGCCCAGTACTCTCCTACTATAAAACAGCTGCTGGGAACACAGACATTATGCCCTGTGTCTCTTGACCTGCCCCTCCAAACCTATCCCTACCTCCATTTTGATCCCCACCGAAATCCCAGCCCCCAGAACAGCCTTACGTGTCAATGATGTACTTGATGTTGTCATGTACAGTGATGTCATCCCGGCCCTTGTAGGGTTGGATGTGGAAGGCCACCTGCCACAAACAGAGGAGTAACTGGTCAGGTGAGTGTCTATCCAGGGGCCACAACATATCAGGCTCAGGATCTAACCATGGCCTGGAGGAGAGGCTGAGTTCAAAAGAGTGCCTGGCTGGTGGGCACAGTAGAGATAAAGGCAGCTGCTGTCCTTAGAGGCCAAAGCAGGGCTGAGCAGTTTGCCCATCTCCCGCAGCATGGCATGTGGGAAGCATTTTGGTGGCTAATAGGTTTCAACCAAGTGGTTGGTGCTAGCTGCCTGAAACAGTGGAAGAAGTATGCTGAAGCTGTGTCGGTGGGAAACTGCTGTGATCTGTTAGACATGTCAGTGGTGGAATTCCCCTCAGGAATGGGGAGTGgggcttttcttccttctctgtcatttttcttccttcaccACAGAAGCAAGGGATGACTTACTCGATTGGCACATGTAGGGAAATGCTTCGTCCAGCTCCATCCTTCCTCTTGAAAGTGAGCCCACCTGCTGAGAACACCTGTCTACTCCTCAAGGTCCAGCACTGCCTCCCACTAGAGAGTTGAGTCTGCAGGTCCCTTTGGCTCTTGCCTACCCTTTATCCACCAGGGTTTACAACCTAACCTCTATTACCATTTAACAAAAGTGATAATTATTTAGTCTTCTCTTGGTCCTATATTtagttttctcagttttcttagaATTCAAAACACTAAGAGCAACATAGGCACCATTTACCTGAACCCTCCCCCAAAACTACACTTGCCACATATTTGTTATCCCTGGGCTACTGCCAAGAACTTCTGTGGAGGCACTAACCCTGTGGGCGGAGGAGAGCACCTCTCCAGAATAGGGCAGAGAGCACGTGGGCTCTTATTGGAGACTCACCTGGATGCTGTACTGATGGGCGGTGTCCAGAATGGCGGGCACCAGGTCATCCGAGGGCTCTCCGTTATCATCAGCCATGCCAGGTGGGTACCAGGACAGGACCAGGACGCCTGAGACGCAATACAGAGGCGACTTCAGAGACACACAGTACCCCCCtcaacagagattttttttctcacaaaccTCCAGTTGCAAAAATGGTTTCTAAAAAACTGCAGCAAGCTTCCTGCCAGGTTCACTTCCGGCAGATGAGTCCCAGAGCCTCGCGCCCCGGAGCTGTCCACGCCCGCGGTGCTGAAGCGCAGTGCCTGCGGGAACCGTAGCGCGCCAGGCCGGAAGGGAGCCAGGCTTTCGAGTGCATCAGCAAGTAGTAGAACAAAGGGAATGGGTGGACAGTGCCACACCCACCTGGAAGCCACAGGCTTACCTCTGAAAAAGAGAAGCCCCCTAACCCCTAACATGCCACATGGAGAAGAGCCCTGAGCAGAGGGCATCTGTAAAACCAGCAGAATTCAGTGATGATATCCGAAATAAGTGAGCCTTCCCTCCCCAGCCTACAAAGGAGGCGCCCAGGGACCTTCCCTCTAGCTGGGTGCTTGATGAAAAGCCTCTAAACCCCCAACACTACCCCCAACTGCAAATACAGCAGAGGCCTTCATGGAACACGGGCACACTTTCCTCTCTGCAGCCAGTAAAAGCAGGAAGGGCTGCTGCTCTACCCTGTACCTGCCGTGAAAGCAGAGGCGACCGTAGGTTCCACTCCTCTGAACCCCAGATCCTGCGGGCCAGGACTCCAGGCCTCACTTCCCATTGCCCAACAAATTTGAAgactctgcctccctctcctggtgCAAACT
This region of Macaca fascicularis isolate 582-1 chromosome 1, T2T-MFA8v1.1 genomic DNA includes:
- the MANEAL gene encoding glycoprotein endo-alpha-1,2-mannosidase-like protein isoform X3, translated to MGSEAWSPGPQDLGFRGVEPTVASAFTAGVLVLSWYPPGMADDNGEPSDDLVPAILDTAHQYSIQVAFHIQPYKGRDDITVHDNIKYIIDTYGSHGAFYRYKNSMGKSLPLFYIYDSYLTSPEAWAHLLTPNGPHSIRNTPYDGVFIALLVEEGHTHDILAAGFDGMYTYFASNGFSFGSSHQNWKAVKNFCDANNLMFIPSVGPGYIDTSIRPWNNHNTRNRVNGKYYETALQAALTVRPEIVSITSFNEWHEGTQIEKAIPKKTPTRLYLDYLPHQPSLYLELTRRWAEHFIKEKEQWLM
- the MANEAL gene encoding glycoprotein endo-alpha-1,2-mannosidase-like protein isoform X5; the encoded protein is MITESPRMTWCPPFWTPPISTASRYGSHGAFYRYKNSMGKSLPLFYIYDSYLTSPEAWAHLLTPNGPHSIRNTPYDGVFIALLVEEGHTHDILAAGFDGMYTYFASNGFSFGSSHQNWKAVKNFCDANNLMFIPSVGPGYIDTSIRPWNNHNTRNRVNGKYYETALQAALTVRPEIVSITSFNEWHEGTQIEKAIPKKTPTRLYLDYLPHQPSLYLELTRRWAEHFIKEKEQWLM
- the MANEAL gene encoding glycoprotein endo-alpha-1,2-mannosidase-like protein isoform X1 is translated as MARRRRRACIALFLVLLFAFGTLMGLRTLKAPDGLPALGPGLELAPFERRPEAAPAPAARAPAAPAAPPPPPPPPRTADPGGSPRPAPAEAEPAPGQSLSVYSDLHAFYYSWYGSPRREGHYIHWDHVMVPHWDPKISASYPRGRHSPPDDLGSSFYPELGPYSSRDPEVLREHMTQLKEAAIGVLVLSWYPPGMADDNGEPSDDLVPAILDTAHQYSIQVAFHIQPYKGRDDITVHDNIKYIIDTYGSHGAFYRYKNSMGKSLPLFYIYDSYLTSPEAWAHLLTPNGPHSIRNTPYDGVFIALLVEEGHTHDILAAGFDGMYTYFASNGFSFGSSHQNWKAVKNFCDANNLMFIPSVGPGYIDTSIRPWNNHNTRNRVNGKYYETALQAALTVRPEIVSITSFNEWHEGTQIEKAIPKKTPTRLYLDYLPHQPSLYLELTRRWAEHFIKEKEQWLM